The nucleotide window GCAGTTCCGGCAACGGACGGTGCCGACCTGCTTCCGCTTGCCGATGAACGGGGATACCGTCGGCTGCACGGCCAAGAACGAACCGCAGCTTCGGCATATCCACGACTTGGAGTAGTCGGAGCAGTTGAGCAGCCTGTCTTGGAGCAGGAAGGCCGTGCCGTGCGCCAGCAGAGCATCGCGCTCCATTTCTCCCACGCGGATACCGCCACCCTTCTTGCGGCCCTTGATCGGCTGGCCCGTCGTCGGCACCACGGGGCCGGTGGTGCGCACCTGGTACTTGTCGTTGACCATGTGTCTCAGTCGCTGGTAGTAGACGACGCCGATGTAGATGTCGCACGCGAACTCCTCGCCCGTGATGCCCGAGTACATGGGCTCGTTGCCGTGGTAGTTGAAGCCCGCCTTCATCAGCTGGTGCCCGAAGTAGTCGGCCGCCGTGTTCTCCTCATCAAACTTGAACGGCGTCGAGTCCTGCGCCAGGCCGTGCAAGGCGCCGGCCTTGCCCGCCAGGGACTCGACGAACATGCCGATCGTCATGCGCGAGGGGAACGCGTGCGGGTTGATGATGACATCAGGCTGGATGCCCGACTCGGAGAAAGGCATGTCGATGGCCGGCCACTTCTGCGAGCAGACTCCCTTCTGCCCGTGGCGGGACGAGAACTTGTCGCCGATGACGGGAGACCGCGGCACGCGGAGCTTGATCGAGACCGTCTGCAGGGGTTCGTTACCCGTGTCGCTGCCGATCACGCGCACCTCCTCGACGAAGGCATCCTCGCTGTCCTTGTACCTCTCCCAGTGCGTGATGCCATCGCGGTTGATCAGCTGCCCGCTATAGTCGGCCGAGACCGTGTGCCACGCGTAGAGGATGTCTCCCTGCCTCACCAGACGCCCCACGTACGGCAGCCCATCCTCGTCCAGCATCTCCCGGTCTGACGCCCGGACCGCGCTGCCGGGGGCGAAGCCAAACATCTTGACTATCGCCTTGGACGAGCGCGCCCTGGTGTCGTCGTCCTTGAGGCTGATTTTCTTGGTCTTGTAGATCGTCCCGTGGCCAAAGCCGCGCTCGTGTGCCGACTTGTTGATGATCATGGCGTCATCCATGTCATAGCCCGTGTACGAGATGACGGCAACCACGGCGTTTGTGCCGTTGGGGAAGTTGTCGAACCCGTACGTATTGTGCAACGGCGAGCGCACGATGGGCGTCTGGCCCGTCTGCAGCCGGTAGGTCTTGTTGTCTGTGCGGTACCGGAGCGCCGTGCCCGGCGTGCCCATTGTTTGCTTACCCATCTGACACTGGTACATGTTGCGCGGGGATTGGTTGAAGTCGGAGAAGGGTGTCATGTTCGCGAGGATGGAGAGGATGTTGGTTGGGTCGAACTCGACATGTGTCGAGTCGCCGGGGATGACCTCGGCCTCCGTGCACGCGATCGACATGTACGGCTGCTCGTGGGGGCCGACAAAGTCCTCCTTGCCCAGGGCCAGATACTTGACGGGCCGGACCATCCTGGCCGGCCGTGAGGACATGTAGATACCGGGATAGGACCCGCCCCTGGACGGAGGCACGTAGCCGATCTCCAGCTGTACGGGGATGCCATGGCCGCCCTCCACCTTCCAGCGCCGCAGGCTGTCGGCGACCCCCTTGGCTGCTCGAGGAGTGCACCAGCCGATGATCCTGCCATCGAGCATCACGACCACGCTCTCGCtggtggccgccgaggagtAGTCGTTGACTCCCAACTCCATGGCAACGCCTGGGACGGCCGACACGTCCAATGAGTCCGTCATGATTTTGCACTTGTGCGCCAAGTGATTCAGCAGCCCACACGGCGCACCATCAGGGGTGTGCACGGGGCACAGGAAGCCCCAGGACTCGGGCAGCAGCCTTCTGACCGTCGTCGTCTTGAGCTGTGCGAAGAAGCTACCTCGGTGGACCATGCGGAAATGGCTGATGAAACGCAGGAAGTTGAGTTTCTCGGCCACGACCGTGAAACCCGATGTCTGTTGCAGGTCAAGACCTGAGGGGCTCTGAAGATTGCCCGTCGAGAGGAAGTACTCTAGCGCGTTACCAATGTTCTCGTTTGCCTTCCTGAAGATAGCAACCGGGAAGTCCCTCTGGAATGTGGGACTCGTGAACGAGACCGTCGCGTGGTTCCTCAGGTAATCGCGCAGGGCTCCTCTGACAGAGACGGACAGGAACTCGTCCAACTTCTCTTTCAAGATCATGCCGTACAGGAAGCCACCAAGTAGGATTTCCTGATTTTGCACCGCATCAGGGTTATCGATGGCACAATCGCCAGCCACGAGTGCATAAAGCTTCCGGCACATGAACAGGAGCATCTTGAACTTGTCGAGATCCTGCTCCTCGGTAACGTCGACGCAGCCCAGGTGAACGAGCACGATCTTGCGGAGGAACTCGGTGCCGACTTCGTAGTCCGACATGGTGTCGGGGACACCGAGCACGACCCTGAACTTCTCGCCCAGGTAGGCCCGGGTCTGTGTCTTGGTGTAAAGGCCGTAAGTCTTGTAGGTGCGGAGGAGCAGTTCGACTCGGTCGGTCAGGAAGGTGTTCTCGATGCCCTTCGAGTTGGGCGGGCCAACGAGACCCTCGAAAATCTCCCGATCATTTGTCTCGACAAGAGCCTTGAGAATCATCATGACGGGCACGAGATACTCGTTCTTCCTCCACGAGAACCTGAACGTGACATTGCCGTCGTTCAAGTAGTGGAGCACATTCGTCTGGGAGGTTTCATCGGGCCGGACGGATCGTACTATGATACCGTACGGCGTATATGAGGGACCTCGGTTTGTGAAACTCGGACGGGTGATAGCCAGCGGGAAGTTCCTCTTGTTGACCAGCAGCAAGCGAATAATCTTCTCGATGCCGTTGACGATGAAATATCCGCCGAGTTCCTCAGACTCCTCCTTCCTCTGCACAAGGAGTGCTGGTGGATTATTCTCAAGGTGGCATTTGTTGGACTGCAGCGGGAGAGCGCGCGTCAGAGACGGCCCGGGCGAGCAGACGGAGCACATGTGGGCGACATACCTTAACCATGATCGGCATCTGCCCCAGCTCCCGCGAGAACTCCATGGGCTCGCCATCGTTGATGCGGTATTCGAAAACGGCTGTGAGCTTTCCCCGGTACGTGACATGGCGTTCCCTGCACTCCGCCGGGAAGATCTCACGCCTCTTGGCGAATTTGTTGGTTGGCGGAACCTGAGATCGCTGAAGGGTGACACTCTTGTACCGGATCGTCAGCTTATTCTTCCCCGCAGGCGCGGCCCTGTCATCCCCGTCCAGAAACGTCTTTGTCCCGATTTCGGCGAGGGCATGGTCGAGGAGGCTGGTCTTGCCGTCGTTTCGGAAGAGCGCGTTGAAGGACTCAATGTGGGGGTCAACGGCAAGCTGGAGGGCGGGATAGGCGGTGCGGTCGGTCGGGGGGTTCCGAAACAGATTCTCGCGGCGAAGGGTGTTGTATTCGTGATCCCACGACGTATCAGTGCGCTTTTCGGGGGCCATGGCGGGTTCTCGGTTCTTGCTTTGGCAAAACGCCAAAGTTGGCGGGTTGATTTGCGCGGCGCTGAGCGCAGGTCACCTGAGGAGCGAGACAGGTTCCCGTGGTTCCGGGCTTAACGACGCCTCTAATGTATAGGCATTCATAGATGTGCGATTGCGCTAGCCAGGAAGGCAGACACGGGTGTCGCTCAACGTGCTTTTCCTTTGGTGCAAGTAGGTCCTCGTCCTGGCATGCTGGTGAGCGACGCAGTCGTGGAACTTTTTTTTGCTTATCGCTTATCAGTTGGGTCCTCCAGCGCTGCGTGCACTGCATGCCAAGGCCCACTCGGGTGCAGGTGCTGGTGGGGGAGTGCAGGATGCTGGTCATCTTCCGCTGCCAAGGTTCATCCTTCTTTCCTCTTCTCGTTGCGCGCTTGTTAACTATTTTACTATCCAGCTTAGCGAGACATGGAAGCTGCAACGAGACGCCGCTAATTGACTGCCGGATAGCTGCACTGGACACATCGATACGGGGTCGCCCATATGCCGTCGGCTTGGTGGGGACTGTTCCTTGCATTCCGTTCCGTCGTCACTGACAACGCGGTGAAGGGTCCGGGCTGCGCGGCTCCAGGGACCCGATACCTGTCAGCCAGCCGATGGGTGTCACGACAAACGAATTTGAATTCGTGCTGGGTCTAATGAGCCACAAGCCCGGCTGCGTCTCTCCCTTGTGTATGGGACATTGATTGGGACTCTCAGGGCCAGGACCTTTCCGCTGCGCAATAACTCAGGTACAGTACCTAACGCTGCTCACCGAATTTTGGTCCGTGGACGACTCCatgcctgccgccggcgtggaCTCTGTATGCTGTGGTTTCTTCCCCAAATGCTGGCCGGCCCAGCTGCGGCCCACCTAGTGGGGGTTTTGGCTGTGCTCAACTCTCATCCACTGAAGTCATCAGTCGCCTCGAGCTCCAAACTACTTCAGCCCCAAACGACGGCCATGGGTTGCAGCAGCCAACCAGTGCGAGGCAGGCCGATCCGAACAGACAAGGTGCAGCGTGTAGGGCGGAAAAGTGAAGCTTCATGTCAACAGTGCTTGCAGCTCGGCATGTGAGGACCGAGCACCAGACTGAGCCAGAGCTGCCTTTCCAACTACCTATGAGAGCTTGAACTGCTCGCAAATCCTCGGCATCTCGCGTTCGTTGGGTTGAGCGGGCGGCCCACTCAATCCCAGGGCAGCTTCGGCCGCGAAACAGCACAGACGCTTGAATGCTGGAATCGCTTGGCTTCATAAGTGATTCGCGTTGAAGCTCTGTGTCCGTAATCACAACGGTTATGTGTATTCGCTGCAAAGAAATCAAGTGAACAGCATTGGCTTTGGCTTCAAGTGTCATCCGTCACCGCAGGCACGTTAGGGCATGGGAAGCTGTCCAGGAAAAGCAAGTGGACGGACAGGATTGCATGGTAGACACCCCTCTTGGATTGGAGTGTTCGGCGTGGGGAACCTTGTTTGCAGTCTGCTTGCGGCATCCAATCGCCCCGGGCCCCTAGCCTGTGACCCCGCTGTTATTAACTAGCATTAGTGTTGCAAGGTGCTTGAGCTTGGTGGGCGGGCGAGCTCGGTGGCCTCTGGCTGGAACACCTCCACAATTCTATCCCGCGCTCACTCGTTTCTCAGGTTCCATGTACTCAGGTTCTTCCAGGCCGAATCAGTTCCATATAAGTAAGGTAGCCCACACTACCTGGCCGGCCCAAGCTGCGCGTACGGAAACACCAGGATAGGACAGCGGATAGCCGGCTCCCtcgcagccgcggcagcagcttcaGCGGCTGGTTGAGCGGTTCGTAAGACCGCCAGGCGACATCGTTGGCCCATCCGTGGACCAAGCGGGCGTGGAGCTTTCCTCTCCTGCCGTTACGTTATCAGCCGATCTCCAGTACATACAAggctccgccgcccgcagaAGCAACCCGCGAAGGGACAACCTAACTCCAGACTACCACAGTGCACTCCACGCCAGGATTTCATCTCAGATCGGCTAAGGCAAAAGGTACCTTATCCAGGGCCCTGCAGCATCCACAGCATCCACAGCGGCAAGCTTCTGCAGCAACCTCCTTGCAGATTCCACCACTCTTTCCCCTCTGCCCTTTCCACTGTTTCCCCTTGTCTTGTGCGCGATACGACCCTCCAGGCCCAGGGACGGATCTTTCCTGCGTGCAGTTGACGCCATCCCCTTGTctgcgctgccgctgccgctgccgctgggcCCCAACTCCCACGGGTCTCAGCGCTGGCGGTGACTGCAACCTGGGGATCCATCTGAGGCGCCGCACCCCGGGCCCTCGGCCGTGACCACCTCGCAGCCGATCGTCGTCTGGCCTTGCCGACCGCCCGGGCGCTGCCATCCCTCTTTCGCCGGCTTCGTGCttcacacacacacacaccctGGTCCTTAGCCGCCCTCTCGTTTAACATCCATCCGTGATCTTTCTtcgcgcgcgccgaggcACGGACCACAGCCCGACTTGCACAACGGTTACCTGGAGTTTGTGTTTCCCGGTGGCATCTCCCAGGTTTAGGTTACTCTGGTGGGCCTGGTCTCTCGCTCACCCACGCTTGGCCCCGCCGGCTTCTCCCTCACCGATCACAAAAAGGATCCTATTCCGTCCTGGCTTCTTGTTGCTTTCGAAATTGCAAAAGTCCTACGAAAGCCCGCGTCAAACGAGACATTTTATTCCTCGCTCTGCGCCGTCGCCCAGGGGGAGTCTGAGCGCTGAATATCTAAACTGGACCTGGTCGAGGCTTGCCACCGCCCATCCGTCACCCCATCATCGTGGGCTGAGCGCCTGTCTTCTCGAACCCTTGAACATCAGACGCCTGCGCGACTTTCCAGGTCCTCACACGCCCTCCGGCAGACCAAAAAACCCCTCCAGACCATATCGTCCTCTCCCGACAAGCAGTGTAGTCCTCCGTGAACATGGCGGGGCTTTTCAGGCGAGTATACGACTGGCTGTTGCGGACGTTTTGGTAAGTCTGATCGCCGACATGCACCTCCCCCGCGTTCCCCGAGCTGCGACCTGCGACCTGCGAGCTGCGGGGCACTACCGACCCGGCTGCATCTCATCGGCAGCACCTCGCCGCTCCGCCCATAGTGTCGGGGGCTAATTCGACGCAGGGCGACGGAGATGGACGTGACCATGATTGGCCTGCAAAACGCTGGGAAAACGTCACTCCTCCGCGTGCTTTCGGTGAGTAAAAAAGGCAGAGAGATCGATCAAACCGACCGTGAACACCGATCGCTGACACCGCAATCCTCGTCGCCAGGGCGGAGAGTTTGCCATCGAGTAAGTCATACCCTTCACCGAGTGCCGCTGGGATCGTGACCCCACCATCTCGGTTTCCGGTTTCCCGGCTGATGTCCTCTTGCAGCTCCATACCCACGGTCGGCTTCAACATGAAGCGGGTGCAACGGGGGCATGTGACACTCAAGTGCTGGGATTTGGGTGGCCAACCCCGCTTCCGACCAATGTGGGAGAGGTACTGCCGCAACGTTAACGCCATCGTCTTCATCGTCGATATTGCCGACCTCAATCAGCTTCCCATGGCCCGCGAAGAGTTGCACTTGCTAATGAGCCAACCAACCCTCGAGGGCATCCCGCTGCTCGTGCTCGGTAACAAGTCGGACCTGCCCAACAAGCTCACCGTGGACGAGCTTATCGACGCCATGGACCTCAAGAACATCGCGCATCGCGAGGTGTCGTGCTATGGCATCTCGGCCAAGGAAGAGACCAATCTCGAGGCCGTCCTCCAGTGGCTGATGAAGTTCGCCAATAGGTGAAAGGTGTCCGGCCATGAGTTTTGCGTCTTGTTTAGAATACCCAGCTGTCGGCGGGGAAACTCGGGTTCGCATTTGGCGGTTCGGAGGCTGGAACGGCTTTGCTTTGCGGTTGCAGTTTGTAATCAGgtttttctctctctccgTCTTGTCTTCCTTTCCTATCCGTTGTCGACGCAGTTCTCGGGGAAAAGACTTTCGATTatcggccggcgacgaccaACTCTTCTCTCAGCAACGCGCCCCCTCAACATCCCCAGTTTAATCATCCGGCGGCGTTTCGAAGTCTGCAGCGCGGTCAGGTTCATCACAAACTGATGTTCCTCGTGCCGTTCTCTCATCCAGCAAAGGAAACAGCCCGCCCCGTATGGGAGCACGACAACGCATAACGCTTTTCCGGCGTTAGACGAGTTCAGATTTGGAGCCGCAAGGCCGGGCATGGTTGGCAAGAGCTGTTCCTTGAGTGGCACTCGCCACACACAGGAAATAGCGAATGAAGGAAAGGGCGAGGCTCGTTTCAGAGAAGGCACTTCTTCTGAAATACGTTTTTGTTGTGGGGGAGTGTGGAGGGGGCGCGGGCGTGGTGTGTAAGGTGTGGGCAGTTTGTATCTCGCAGATCTCAGATTTTCTGATGACAATCCCGACGAATAATGAGAAGCAGATCAAATGAATGAGAGGTATAAATCAAGTGGAAGAGACACCGGCGATTCCACCGGTGCGGTGCACCTctcgctgctcgccgcggtTCAGAGACCCGGGCGCAGAGAGAGCCATGCCAAGCCGGGACCGAATTAGGCGTGTCCGCCAGGCGCCTTGCGACGGCAGTGCGAGATGAGAAAGCCCCTCCCACAACCGTGGCAGGGAAACAACAGGAAAAAAAGCAGCGAGGAAAAAAGGAGGAAGGCTTCTCTGGCTAGGGAAGCCGCGGAACTGAgaaaagagaagaagaagaattGGAAAAACGGTCTGCAGCGTTCGAACCGGGGGGGAGCAGGGCGAAGGGGGTCAAGTACTTGGACTTACACACGGACCATTTTGGGCCATTGACGTGTGAAGGTATCATTGGCTGCTTGGGGAATCCATCGACAAgacagccgcgccgccgggcggcgggcaaCGGAGGGGCGAGGCAAGGCAAGACAACGCCCGCCAAATGAAGACAAGGGGGGGCCCGCTCTCCGAATGGACAACTGGCGGCATGAGCAACGGAGCTTCGAGCGCAGAGCgaaggtacctacctaccttaaCCGCCGCCTCGGTGGCCCGTCCAAATCCGTAGCTCTCTTACCCATCTTCGGGAGAAGAAAAGCATTTCTGGACAAGCGGACTCAAGTGTGCTTGTTCTTCTTGCTCGGTTCTCCGAACTATGTCCGCAGACAGATCCTCGTAAATGGAGGGCTCCGACCGTCTGGGTTCGACGTGGCCGCGCACATGTTGATTCGTTCCCGCCATCTTTGATTTAGACATGACTGAGTCGCTCGGGGTACGCTTCGCTCTGGTAAGATGGGCATGACGCACTGTAACCTCCACGGAAGGAAGCAAGGCTTTCGATGCCAGGTGCGGTCAGCGGTTCAAGCTTTAGCACGAAGTGCATCCTACTGCGTATTTCGCAACGAGGGACTTTGCGCTAGTTAGTCGAGGGTCAAGTTCAATCAGGGGTCTTCCTTGTCAGCAGTGGATGGTGCTTGAGGAGACCTCATTCGCAGTATGAACGTGCAGTTATGGAGATGCTTGCGGACCGGTGCTCGCCCGTTGTGGCTTGCAGGGCTTCCGCCGAGGCGAACGCCCCGGTCCGAACTGCGCGTAATCGTATTCTGGTGCGTATGCCTCGTACACTGCTTCGCCCCCCAGCGTGATGTCCAGCCGAGGAAAAGGACCTGAGCTGGCCAGCGTTTGCTCTCTTCCACGCCCAATTGCCGGGGTTTGATCTTGGCTGCCTCCCCGTCGCTAACTGGCCGTGCGTGAAGGGAGGTGGACGCAAGGCGTTGGCCGTTGCAAATTCGTTTACATAGTATGTTGCTGCGGTGTTATGTCGAGCGATGGCGCAAGCCGGATCCAAGCGACTGTGAACTGATTAGCAAACCGTGACACTTCCAAGCATCTCCGTTTCTCTCCAGAACCCGGTTGGGTGTGGTCAGTGGGATCTTCCAGCTTGAAGAAACACGGATCGCATTCCCGCCCAACTAAGGGCGTGTCGGCCGGTCATTTGAGCTGCTCTACCGCTTCCAGAACTCCCATCACCTTCCTCCGTAGAAAAGGGATTCCAGACTTCACATGATCCACATAAAGACCCGCCAAGGAGAATCGTCAAGGGGGCCAGGTAGACTCGAGTCCTATTCCTATCTCCCAAGGCGCCGTGAAGTGGCACCTCAGCAGGCCATCGTCGGAGACCAATATCGACTCGTAGCTGATCAATGCAATGCCGAACGCCGTCCGTGTCCTCGCAAGTCCCCGCTTCCCAACATGAGCAAAACCCCGATCAACGGTAGGACTTCTGGAATCTCGCGCGAGCACCCCTTCCACCGAACTTCTTGGGTTCGCAGCGCCGAGGATCGGCGACTAGCAGGCTGCGGTCGAACTGGATGAGAGCGGTCTTGAGGAGGTTCTTGGAGTGCTCATCGATGTACTTGGCGTAGTAGGCGACCTAGAGTTTTGTTCCAAGTCAGTTatctcgccgtcgtcgcagGCGTAAACCGAGGTGCAGCGGGTTCGGGGTACTGACAATGGCCTTGGCAATCTGTCCAGCACCTCGCGTTAGCATTCTCCTGCATCACAGGCTCGCGTGAAGCGCACGGCGCTCGGGGAACGTACAGCCTGGCGCGTTGCATAAACCTGCGACGTGTGACCACCACCAGCGACCCGGATGCGGATGTCAACCTCGGCGAACTTGTCGgtgccgaggaggaggatgggcTCGTAGAGTTTTGCCCGGAGAATCTCGGGGGCGAACAGCTTGAGCGGCTTGCCGTTGACCCTGATCAGGCCCTTGCCTTGCACACAGCGCGCAACGGCTGCGGTGTTGTCAGAAACCGGTCCGGCCAAATTGCTTCGCTCGAAACAAAGTTGCGTACCTGTGgcattcttcttcttgccgaACACCTGAACTGCCTGGGTCGCCATTTTGACTCGATGGCAAGATACCTTCCTGGTGGTTAGTTCGCGGCTTGGATTTTTCTCCCCGTGTAAATTTTGTGTGTGGAGGGGAAATCGAGATGGGGCTAGCGGCAGTCACGTGGCTTAGCCTTGTGGCTTGAGAGCATCATGTGGCGGCATAGGTGGTTACGGAATAGAGTGGGTCCGTC belongs to Thermothielavioides terrestris NRRL 8126 chromosome 5, complete sequence and includes:
- a CDS encoding 40S ribosomal protein S16, yielding MATQAVQVFGKKKNATAVARCVQGKGLIRVNGKPLKLFAPEILRAKLYEPILLLGTDKFAEVDIRIRVAGGGHTSQVYATRQAVAYYAKYIDEHSKNLLKTALIQFDRSLLVADPRRCEPKKFGGRGARARFQKSYR